The following is a genomic window from Armatimonadota bacterium.
CAGCGACGCTTCATGGAATAATACAGGCGACACCGCATCATGCGCCGCGCAGGCCGCGTCCGGCATTCGCGACACCGCCAGGGCCCAATCAACTTCCGACGTCCCGTGTCGTAGACTATCGCATGCGGAGCGCCCGCATGATGACACGTGATGACCGGCTGCGGCCGCCGCGCGTACGTACCGCAGCACGGCGCAGGTCGGCACGGCAGCGCATGTGAGTATGTCGGTCCACGGGTATATCTATAGAGTCTCGGGTATTACCGGAGCACCGGTAATGCCCGCAGACTGTTGCGGACGAGGTTCGATCGGGAGGAGCGCTGGCATCCCTTGCGTCCTCCCCTAATGCACGAACCTCGGTAATGGGGTTCGTGTATTAGCGCAGAGCTTCAGGCATGATGCGGCTCCGCCGCGTTCCGGAGACGCCATAACTCACCGCGCGCATGCCGGCAAGCGCACACATCAGCGCCGCCGTGCGTTCCGCGCACATATGACGCAGAGATGAGACCGAAAGGCAGCAATCCCATGCATCGCAAGCATCGCACAGCGCTCGTCGCGCTGCTGGTCGCCCTGATGGCGTGCTCGTTCACGGCCGGCCGGCAGTTCCAGAGCCTTTACGACAGCGCCGCCGGGCGCATTGACATAGCCGACGCCCTGCGCGCGACTCAGCTCGCCAGCGCGGTCGGCGTGACGCCGGCGGACGTCACGGACGACGTCGACCTCAGGCCCCTGGAGACGTTCGGCCAGGTGCTCAAGAACATAGATAACCTGTACGTCGCGCCCGTCGAGGATCGATCCAAGCTGACCTACGGGGCGATCCGCGGCATGCTCGCGGCACTCGAAGATCCGTACACGAGGTTCATGGAGCCGGAGGAGTATCGAGCGTTTCAGCAGGAGAACCAGGGCCACTTCGAGGGCATCGGCGCAACCATCGGCCTCACCGAGATAAAAGGGAACGAGGACGCGGCGAAGGTCACGCCCGGCTTGCGCTGCCCCGCGTGCGGCTCGGAGATTCACCCGCGGCGCTTCCGCGTCACGATCATAGCGCCGCTGCCCGGCAGCCCGGCGACCGAGGCGGGCGTGCAGGCCGGCGATCTGATTCTCGGGATTGACGACGTGTCCACCGAGGGCATGACCCTCGGCGATGCCGTCAAGCGCATCCGCGGCGAGCGGGGCACCACGGTCAAGCTGCTGCTCGGACGCGAGGGGGCGAGCCAGCCCGTGCTCAAGGAGATCGTGCGTGGGCCGATTCAGGTGCCCACGGTTGAGACGAAGATGCTCGAGGACGGCATCGGCTACATGCGTTTGAACTACTTCTACGAGGATACCGGGCGGTCGGTCGAGCAGGGATTGGAGAAACTCCGCTCGCAGAACATGCGCGCGCTGTTGCTCGACGTGCGCAACAACCCCGGCGGGCTGCTCAACCGGTGCATAGACGTCGTGCGCCACTTCGTTGATGAAGAGCCGGTGGTGTACGTTCAGGAGCGCGGCCAGCCGATGCATCCTTTCTACGGCGGGGAGCGCGGCAAGGGGCACCGGTTCGAGTACCCGCTGGTGGTACTCATCAACAAGGGCAGCGCGAGCGCCTCCGAGATCCTCGCCGGCGGCATCCAGGACGCGAAGGTCGGCGTGCTCGTCGGCACCACGACGCACGGCAAAGGCTCGGTGCAGACGGTGCTGCCGCTGAAGGACGGTTCCGCCCTGGCGCTCACGACCTCCAAGTGGTACACGCTGGGGCGCCGCGGCATTGATCACGAGGGGGTGAAGCCGGACGTCGTGGTCGAGGTGCCTCCGGAAGCCAGGCTCGCGAGCGCGGAAGACACCCAATACCAGAAGGCGCTCGAGATGCTGCGGCAGCAGGTAGCGGCCCGCCCGTAGGCGAGCGGCTGCGACACCGGGCGGATTGCCTGCCCGCCCGGCTGGATGACGCGCCGCGCTCCGAATGCCTCAGCGCCATAACCCGCCATGACACCGTCACCACGCCGCACAAGGAAATCGACATCGCCGTGGACGCTCATTGCGCTGCTCGCGCTCGTTATCGTAGCCCTGTGGTGGATGTCGAGAGAGCCGCGCGGCTCTGGGCCGTCCCCGACGGGTGGCCCATCCGGCGACCGTCCCTCCCATCCCGGCGCCGTGCAACCGCCTGGGCACGGTCGCTCCCACGGATCTCCGGACGCATCGGGGTCCGCGACCTCCGCCTCGGAATCTCGCAGGGATCTGCCAGATTCATCACTAGCAGGCCGCGGCCCGCTGCCGGACACCCAGTGGCAACCGCAGCGACCGCTCCTTCCTGCCGCGCCCGGCCGCGTCGCGATCATCGTTGACGACGTCGGCTACAACGACGGCGCGCTCGACGGCTTTGCGGAGGTGGATTTCCCGTTGACCTTCTCCGTGCTTCCCCAACTCGACGACTCGCGGCGACTGGCGCGCGCCTGCGCGGCCGCCGGGTTCGAAGTCATGCTCCACCTGCCGATGCAGCCGAGGAACTCGGATCTCGATCCCGGACCCGGCTGCGTCATGGTCGAGATGACCGACGACGAGATTGCCGAGCTAGTGGAGCGGAACCTGACCAGCGTCCCGGGCGCGGTGGGCGCCAACAACCACATGGGGTCGCTGGCAACCGCCGACGAACGGGTAATAACCGCCGCGCTGTCCGTGCTGCGCCGACACGGTCTGTTTTTCGTGGATAGTCTCACGACCGGCGGCAGCGTGGCGGAGGAAGCGGCCGCCGAGGTCGGCATTCCCTACGCCGAGCGGAGCGTCTTCCTCGACACGAATTTCACGCCCGAGCCGACGACCACGGAGGAGTTCTGCGAGGCGGCGCAGGAGCGCGTGCAGCAGTTGGGGCGCATCGCGCAGCGCCGCGGTTCAGCGATCGGCATTTGCCACTACCGGCCGCAGACGGCGCAGATGCTCGGCCTCATCCTGCCCGCGCTCGAGGAATCCGGCGTCGCAGTGGTAAGCGTATCGAACGTGATGTCGGGGGCGAGCCGAAGCGTGTCACCGACGCGCCCCGGCGCCGCGCCGAGAGCAGAGCCGGGAACTCACGAGCCCGCGCGCGACCGCTGAAGCCGACGTTTCTGGACCGCTTCGTGCATCGCCGCCCGATGCACCGGGTGCACGTTCTCCACGATCCACTCGCGCATTTCGCGCCCGGCTTCGGTCTGCTGCGGGTACGACATGAATCCCAACTCGACGCCCAACGCCTGAGCCGCATCGTAGGCCAC
Proteins encoded in this region:
- a CDS encoding S41 family peptidase, which produces MRPKGSNPMHRKHRTALVALLVALMACSFTAGRQFQSLYDSAAGRIDIADALRATQLASAVGVTPADVTDDVDLRPLETFGQVLKNIDNLYVAPVEDRSKLTYGAIRGMLAALEDPYTRFMEPEEYRAFQQENQGHFEGIGATIGLTEIKGNEDAAKVTPGLRCPACGSEIHPRRFRVTIIAPLPGSPATEAGVQAGDLILGIDDVSTEGMTLGDAVKRIRGERGTTVKLLLGREGASQPVLKEIVRGPIQVPTVETKMLEDGIGYMRLNYFYEDTGRSVEQGLEKLRSQNMRALLLDVRNNPGGLLNRCIDVVRHFVDEEPVVYVQERGQPMHPFYGGERGKGHRFEYPLVVLINKGSASASEILAGGIQDAKVGVLVGTTTHGKGSVQTVLPLKDGSALALTTSKWYTLGRRGIDHEGVKPDVVVEVPPEARLASAEDTQYQKALEMLRQQVAARP
- a CDS encoding divergent polysaccharide deacetylase family protein gives rise to the protein MQPPGHGRSHGSPDASGSATSASESRRDLPDSSLAGRGPLPDTQWQPQRPLLPAAPGRVAIIVDDVGYNDGALDGFAEVDFPLTFSVLPQLDDSRRLARACAAAGFEVMLHLPMQPRNSDLDPGPGCVMVEMTDDEIAELVERNLTSVPGAVGANNHMGSLATADERVITAALSVLRRHGLFFVDSLTTGGSVAEEAAAEVGIPYAERSVFLDTNFTPEPTTTEEFCEAAQERVQQLGRIAQRRGSAIGICHYRPQTAQMLGLILPALEESGVAVVSVSNVMSGASRSVSPTRPGAAPRAEPGTHEPARDR